The following are encoded in a window of Rhizobium sp. WYJ-E13 genomic DNA:
- a CDS encoding aspartate aminotransferase family protein, whose amino-acid sequence MSNRLNATPNDLRAFWMPFTANRQFKKEPRLFVGAKDMYYQTHDGRQVLDGTAGLWCVNAGHCRPKITEAIREQAGELDYAPAFQLGHPKAFELANRLVDIAPEGMNHVLYTNSGSESVETALKVALAYHRVKGNGSRFRLIGRERGYHGVNFGGISVGGIVTNRKMFGTLLTGVDHMPHTHLPGKNNFTRGEPEHGGDIATELERIVTLHDASTVAAVIVEPVAGSTGVLIPPKGYLQKLREICTKHGILLIFDEVITGFGRLGAPFAAQYYDVKPDIITTAKGLTNGVIPMGAVFVTSEIHDAFMNGPEHMIEFFHGYTYSGNPIASAAALATLDTYKEEGLLTRAAELSDYWADALHSLKDCPNVIDIRNTGLIGAIELDPIAGEPTKRAFTAFLKAYEGGLLIRTTGDIIALSPPLIIEKKHIDELFGKLRTILQNNI is encoded by the coding sequence ATGTCCAATCGCCTGAATGCAACGCCAAACGACCTTCGCGCCTTTTGGATGCCCTTTACCGCGAACCGTCAGTTCAAGAAGGAACCGCGCCTCTTCGTGGGTGCGAAGGATATGTATTACCAAACCCATGACGGCCGTCAGGTTCTGGACGGTACGGCTGGCCTCTGGTGCGTGAATGCCGGACACTGCCGCCCGAAGATCACCGAAGCGATCCGCGAGCAGGCGGGCGAACTCGACTACGCCCCGGCCTTTCAGCTCGGCCATCCCAAGGCTTTCGAACTCGCGAACCGCCTGGTCGACATCGCACCCGAGGGCATGAACCATGTCCTCTATACCAATTCCGGTTCTGAATCGGTCGAAACGGCGCTCAAGGTGGCGCTCGCCTATCACCGCGTGAAGGGCAATGGCTCACGCTTCCGCCTGATCGGCCGCGAGCGTGGCTATCACGGCGTCAATTTCGGCGGCATCTCCGTCGGCGGCATCGTCACCAACCGCAAGATGTTCGGCACGCTGCTGACCGGCGTCGACCACATGCCCCACACTCATCTGCCCGGCAAGAACAACTTTACCCGCGGCGAACCCGAGCATGGCGGCGATATCGCCACCGAACTCGAGCGCATCGTCACCCTGCATGACGCGTCCACCGTCGCCGCCGTCATCGTCGAGCCGGTCGCCGGCTCCACCGGCGTTCTCATTCCGCCGAAGGGCTATCTGCAGAAGCTGCGTGAAATCTGCACCAAGCACGGCATCCTGCTGATCTTCGATGAAGTCATCACCGGATTCGGCCGCCTCGGCGCACCCTTCGCCGCTCAGTATTACGACGTGAAGCCCGACATCATCACCACCGCCAAGGGTCTGACCAACGGCGTCATCCCGATGGGCGCCGTCTTCGTGACCTCGGAAATCCATGATGCCTTCATGAACGGCCCCGAGCACATGATCGAGTTCTTCCACGGTTATACTTATTCCGGGAACCCGATCGCTTCGGCCGCAGCACTTGCGACGCTCGACACCTACAAGGAAGAAGGCCTGCTGACCCGCGCAGCCGAGCTTTCCGACTACTGGGCCGACGCGCTGCACTCGCTCAAGGATTGCCCCAACGTCATCGACATCAGAAATACGGGCCTCATCGGCGCCATCGAGCTCGACCCGATCGCCGGCGAGCCGACCAAACGCGCCTTCACGGCCTTCCTCAAGGCTTACGAAGGCGGCCTGCTGATCCGCACGACGGGCGACATCATCGCGCTCTCCCCGCCGCTGATCATCGAGAAGAAGCACATCGACGAACTCTTCGGCAAGCTGCGCACGATCCTGCAGAACAATATCTGA
- a CDS encoding alpha/beta fold hydrolase, whose amino-acid sequence MQRLAILLSFALLLAPAAHAGTGFRKITLPGKNADRPIHVSIWYPTASNVTPVLLGETPAFIGQPVIRDAAPMTGPHPLVVLSHGYGGSWRNLAWLAADLVNAGYVVAAPDHPGTTTFDMRKPDAIALWKRPGDLSRTIDALLDNPDLTGGVASDRIAAIGHSLGGWTVVELAGGRFDAARVTRNCMAEFSPICTIFEALGIGRDASSSAALAADLSDPRIRAVVTLDLGPGRGLTPESLAAIHVPVMVLGAADDVDGDTATKADIAATNKDSSYLARYLPPTTTTYTLIPGSLHFSFMQPCKPGAAELIEKEAPGESIVCRDGVGADRGTIHRQVSNMITDFLGKALADQ is encoded by the coding sequence ATGCAAAGACTTGCCATCCTTCTCTCCTTCGCCCTGCTGCTGGCACCCGCGGCACATGCCGGAACCGGCTTTCGCAAAATCACCCTGCCCGGCAAAAACGCCGATCGCCCTATCCATGTCAGCATCTGGTATCCAACGGCATCGAACGTTACCCCGGTCCTTCTCGGCGAAACGCCAGCCTTTATCGGCCAGCCCGTCATTAGGGATGCCGCACCCATGACCGGCCCGCATCCACTGGTCGTTCTCTCCCACGGCTACGGTGGCAGCTGGCGCAACCTCGCCTGGCTCGCCGCCGACCTCGTGAATGCGGGCTATGTGGTCGCCGCCCCCGATCATCCAGGAACGACCACATTCGACATGCGAAAGCCTGACGCCATCGCACTCTGGAAGCGCCCCGGCGACCTCAGCCGCACGATCGATGCTCTGCTCGACAATCCTGATCTGACGGGCGGCGTGGCGTCCGATCGGATTGCCGCCATCGGCCATTCGCTCGGCGGCTGGACAGTCGTCGAACTGGCGGGCGGCCGCTTCGATGCAGCCAGGGTGACGAGGAACTGCATGGCTGAATTCAGCCCGATCTGCACAATATTTGAGGCGCTCGGCATCGGGCGCGATGCCTCCTCCAGTGCGGCGCTGGCAGCCGATCTCAGCGACCCGAGAATCCGTGCCGTCGTGACGCTCGACCTCGGACCCGGTCGTGGGCTGACACCAGAGAGCCTGGCGGCAATCCATGTTCCCGTCATGGTGCTGGGTGCTGCTGACGACGTCGATGGAGACACGGCAACCAAGGCGGACATAGCCGCCACGAACAAGGATTCCAGCTACCTTGCCCGCTATCTGCCCCCAACGACGACCACCTACACTCTTATCCCCGGATCGCTGCATTTCAGCTTCATGCAACCCTGCAAGCCCGGCGCAGCAGAACTGATCGAGAAGGAAGCGCCAGGGGAGAGCATCGTCTGCCGGGATGGCGTCGGCGCAGATCGCGGAACGATTCACCGGCAGGTTTCCAACATGATCACGGATTTCCTGGGAAAGGCGCTCGCCGATCAATAG
- a CDS encoding HD-GYP domain-containing protein gives MLKRIEARQVRTGMFIEMVEGIWQDPLLSRRRFLLRRESDTLKLNECADTGVVINTTKGLDVRNTSHKIEIDVRAVRETIQKSVEVLENVFGRLQGGDAIGVDQVEPVISSVSKSMDDHPAVFISVTRLKSKDEVTFLHSLSVSALMILFSRHLGLNEELVQTLGTAGLLHDVGKLEIPLEVLNKEGRLNEDEIQLIRDHPAKGHAILSRQEGMPEIVLDVCLNHHERIDGKGYPRKLSHGEISLHARLAAICDVYDAVTSARPYKAAWSAKEALSWMLANEGHFDRRLVKKFALCLSIASVS, from the coding sequence ATGCTCAAGCGTATTGAAGCCAGGCAGGTACGAACCGGAATGTTCATCGAGATGGTCGAGGGCATCTGGCAAGATCCTCTTCTATCTCGGCGACGGTTCTTACTGCGACGTGAGAGTGATACGCTGAAGCTTAACGAGTGCGCGGATACGGGCGTCGTGATCAACACGACCAAGGGCCTCGATGTCAGGAACACCTCACATAAGATCGAGATCGACGTCAGGGCAGTGCGCGAGACCATTCAGAAATCGGTCGAGGTGCTGGAAAATGTCTTCGGTCGGCTGCAGGGCGGAGATGCGATCGGCGTCGATCAGGTCGAGCCGGTAATTTCCTCCGTTTCCAAATCAATGGATGACCACCCGGCCGTCTTCATCAGCGTTACCCGGCTGAAATCCAAGGACGAAGTAACCTTTCTGCATTCCCTTTCGGTCAGTGCCTTGATGATCCTTTTCAGCCGTCATCTCGGACTGAACGAGGAACTGGTGCAGACGCTCGGCACGGCCGGGCTATTGCATGATGTCGGTAAGCTCGAAATTCCTCTTGAAGTGCTCAACAAGGAAGGACGCCTGAATGAGGACGAGATCCAATTGATCCGAGATCATCCGGCGAAAGGGCATGCGATCCTGTCGCGCCAGGAGGGCATGCCGGAAATCGTCCTCGACGTCTGCCTGAACCATCACGAGCGCATTGACGGCAAGGGTTATCCGCGCAAGCTCTCCCACGGCGAGATCAGCCTTCACGCACGTCTCGCCGCGATTTGCGATGTCTATGACGCCGTTACTTCGGCGCGCCCCTACAAGGCTGCGTGGAGCGCGAAGGAGGCGCTGAGCTGGATGCTGGCCAATGAAGGGCATTTCGATCGCCGGCTCGTCAAAAAATTCGCCCTCTGCCTGTCGATCGCCTCCGTTTCCTGA
- a CDS encoding branched-chain amino acid ABC transporter substrate-binding protein: MTLKTLTATLVASLAFAPLAHADITIGLIAPLTGPVAAYGDQVKNGAQTAVDEINKNGGILGEKVILELADDAGEPKQGVSAANKVVGEGIRFVVGPVTSGVAIPVSDVLAENGVLMVTPTATAPDLTKRGLTNVLRTCGRDDQQAEVAAKYVLEHFKDKRIAIINDKGAYGKGLADAFKATLNAGGITEVINDSITPGDKDFSALTTRIKAEKVDLVYFGGYHPEGGLLARQLHDLAVNAQIIGGDGLSNTEFWTIGTDAAGGTLFTNASDATKSPDSKTAADALAAKNIPAEAFTLNAYAAVEVLKAGIEKAGSAEDAEAVAAALKSGDQIPTVIGKLTYGETGDLSSQSFSLYKWEGGKIVAAE; this comes from the coding sequence ATGACCCTGAAGACTCTGACGGCGACGCTCGTCGCCTCGCTGGCATTTGCACCGCTCGCGCATGCGGATATCACCATCGGCCTCATCGCGCCGCTGACCGGTCCGGTGGCAGCCTATGGCGACCAGGTGAAGAACGGCGCGCAGACCGCCGTCGACGAAATCAACAAGAACGGCGGCATTCTTGGCGAGAAGGTCATTCTCGAACTCGCTGACGACGCTGGCGAGCCGAAGCAGGGCGTTTCCGCTGCAAACAAGGTTGTCGGTGAAGGCATCCGCTTCGTCGTAGGCCCGGTCACCTCGGGCGTTGCCATCCCGGTTTCCGACGTTCTGGCCGAAAACGGCGTGCTGATGGTCACTCCGACTGCAACAGCACCTGACCTGACCAAGCGTGGCCTGACCAACGTTCTGCGCACCTGCGGCCGCGACGACCAGCAGGCCGAAGTCGCCGCCAAATACGTTCTCGAACACTTCAAGGACAAGCGCATCGCCATCATCAACGACAAGGGCGCTTACGGTAAAGGTCTCGCAGACGCCTTCAAGGCAACGCTGAACGCCGGCGGCATCACCGAAGTCATCAACGACTCCATTACGCCTGGCGACAAGGACTTCTCCGCTCTGACCACCCGCATCAAAGCCGAGAAAGTCGATCTCGTCTATTTCGGTGGCTACCACCCGGAAGGCGGTCTGCTCGCCCGCCAGCTCCATGACCTCGCCGTCAACGCGCAGATCATCGGCGGCGACGGTCTCTCCAACACCGAGTTCTGGACGATCGGCACGGATGCCGCAGGCGGCACGCTGTTCACCAATGCTTCGGACGCCACCAAGAGCCCGGACTCCAAGACCGCTGCCGATGCGCTCGCCGCCAAGAACATTCCGGCCGAAGCCTTCACGCTGAACGCCTATGCTGCCGTTGAAGTCCTGAAGGCTGGCATCGAAAAAGCCGGCAGCGCCGAGGACGCGGAAGCCGTTGCGGCTGCCCTGAAGAGCGGCGACCAGATCCCGACCGTCATCGGCAAGCTCACCTATGGCGAAACCGGCGACCTCTCCTCGCAGAGCTTCTCGCTCTACAAGTGGGAAGGCGGCAAGATCGTTGCTGCCGAGTAA
- the ade gene encoding adenine deaminase, whose translation MIAKLERLIDQGVGRIPADIVLKGGHFFDLVTGELVQSDIAIGGNRIVGICGSYSGETEIDISGRIVVPGFIDTHLHIESSLVTPHEFDRCVLPYGVTTAICDPHEIANVLGKEGIEFFLASALETIMDIRVQLSSCVPATHLETSGADLPVESLLPYRDHPKVIGLAEFMNFPGVIHKDPICMAKLDAFQGGHIDGHAPLLLGNDLNGYLSTGIRTEHECTSATEALEKIRKGVHILVREGSVSKDLHALMPIITERLSPYLALCTDDRNPLDIAEQGHLDYMIRTAIAEGVEPLAIYRAASISAARAFGLRDRGLVAPGWRADLVVVDSLENCRADMVFSAGRQVTDALFSTRKPVEPVGLDSVKARPVNAAHFGVPVAEGETSVIGVMPGKIITEHRRYRLPAKGNQTTVDLGNDIIKVAVIERHGKNGNHANGFVQGFGLKKGAIASTVGHDSHNICVVGVSEDDMALAANRLGEIKGGFVVVEDGKVTGEIALPVAGLMSLEPYETVRDTLHHLRKAAYALGTTLEEPFLQVAFLPLPVIPHLKISDKGMVDVDRFALIS comes from the coding sequence ATGATCGCCAAGCTCGAACGTCTCATCGATCAGGGTGTGGGTCGCATACCGGCCGATATCGTCCTGAAAGGCGGACACTTCTTCGACCTCGTGACGGGTGAACTTGTCCAGTCGGACATCGCCATTGGCGGCAACCGTATCGTCGGCATCTGCGGCAGCTATAGCGGCGAGACCGAGATCGACATCTCCGGCAGGATCGTCGTTCCCGGCTTCATCGATACGCATCTGCACATCGAATCCTCCCTCGTCACGCCGCATGAATTCGACCGCTGCGTCCTGCCCTATGGTGTAACGACTGCCATCTGCGATCCCCATGAAATCGCCAACGTACTGGGCAAGGAAGGCATCGAGTTCTTCCTAGCTTCGGCACTGGAAACGATCATGGATATCCGCGTCCAGCTTTCCTCCTGCGTACCGGCCACACATCTGGAAACATCGGGTGCCGATCTGCCGGTCGAAAGCCTCCTGCCCTATCGCGACCATCCCAAAGTCATCGGCCTTGCCGAGTTCATGAATTTTCCCGGCGTGATCCACAAGGATCCCATCTGCATGGCAAAGCTCGACGCCTTTCAGGGCGGCCATATCGACGGACATGCGCCGCTTCTCCTAGGCAATGATCTCAACGGCTATCTCTCCACCGGCATCCGCACCGAACACGAATGCACGAGTGCGACTGAGGCGCTGGAGAAAATCCGCAAGGGCGTGCATATCCTCGTGCGCGAGGGCTCCGTCTCGAAAGACCTGCATGCCCTGATGCCGATCATCACGGAACGCCTATCCCCCTACCTCGCGCTCTGTACCGATGACCGCAATCCGCTCGATATCGCCGAGCAAGGCCATCTCGATTACATGATCCGTACGGCGATTGCCGAAGGTGTCGAACCGTTGGCGATCTACCGCGCCGCCTCGATCTCCGCCGCCCGCGCCTTCGGTTTGCGCGACCGCGGCCTCGTCGCCCCCGGCTGGCGTGCCGATCTCGTTGTTGTCGATAGTCTGGAAAATTGCCGGGCGGACATGGTTTTTTCCGCCGGCCGTCAAGTCACCGATGCGCTCTTTTCCACCCGCAAGCCGGTTGAGCCCGTCGGTCTCGACAGCGTCAAGGCGCGGCCGGTCAACGCGGCCCATTTCGGCGTACCGGTTGCCGAGGGCGAAACATCCGTCATCGGCGTCATGCCGGGCAAGATCATCACCGAGCATCGTCGCTATCGCCTGCCAGCCAAAGGCAATCAGACCACCGTCGATCTCGGCAACGATATCATCAAGGTCGCCGTCATCGAGCGTCACGGCAAGAACGGCAATCACGCCAATGGCTTCGTGCAGGGTTTCGGATTGAAGAAGGGCGCGATTGCTTCAACGGTCGGCCATGACAGCCACAATATCTGCGTCGTCGGCGTCAGCGAGGACGACATGGCGCTCGCCGCCAACCGTCTCGGCGAGATCAAGGGCGGCTTCGTGGTCGTCGAAGACGGCAAGGTTACCGGCGAAATCGCGCTGCCTGTCGCCGGCCTGATGAGCCTGGAACCCTATGAGACCGTACGCGACACGCTGCATCATCTGCGCAAGGCCGCCTACGCCCTTGGCACGACGCTGGAAGAACCCTTCCTGCAGGTCGCCTTCCTGCCCCTGCCGGTGATCCCGCATCTGAAGATCTCGGACAAGGGGATGGTGGACGTCGATCGCTTCGCGCTGATCAGCTGA
- a CDS encoding alpha-glucosidase family protein — protein MALQTGGNANWWRGAVIYQVYPRSFQDTDGDGLGDLKGITRRLSHIASLGVDAIWLSPFFKSPMADMGYDVSDYCDVDPIFGTLDDFDAMMAEAHRLGIKVIIDQVISHTSDRHPWFVESRSSRTNDKADWYVWADPKPDGTAPNNWLSIFGGPGWEWDGVRRQYYQHNFLTSQPDLNFHSKPVQDALLKTVKFWLDRGVDGFRLDTVNYYFCDKLLRDNPPHVPDPDQAGLDAPDSNPYGMQNHLYDKTQPENLEFLKRFRALLNQYEGRTTVGEVGDGARSLKTVAAYTTGGDKLHMCYTFDLLGPEFTAAHIRGCVETFQRMVRDGWVCWAFSNHDVNRHVSRFALTEEERPVIAKLAISVLAVLRGSICLYQGEELGLPEAELAFEDLRDPYGIRFWPAFKGRDGCRTPMPWEAGKAHAGFTSAEKSWLPVPYEQAALSVDTQENDDSSVLHHYRRTLEFRKTYPVLIDGSMKFVGSNQDLLAFVREKGDEKLLFVFNLTREPAEFQLPAGMVLGTPLPMPGFRAAAGAKTVQLEALDAFCARIS, from the coding sequence ATGGCGTTGCAGACAGGCGGGAATGCGAATTGGTGGCGCGGCGCGGTGATCTATCAGGTCTATCCGCGCTCGTTTCAGGATACTGATGGCGACGGGCTTGGCGATCTCAAGGGGATAACCCGGCGCCTCTCCCATATCGCAAGCCTCGGCGTCGATGCGATCTGGCTCTCGCCTTTCTTCAAGTCGCCCATGGCCGACATGGGCTATGACGTCTCCGACTATTGCGATGTCGATCCGATTTTCGGCACGCTCGATGATTTCGACGCGATGATGGCGGAAGCCCACAGGCTCGGCATAAAGGTCATCATCGATCAGGTGATTTCCCATACGTCCGACCGGCATCCATGGTTCGTGGAAAGCCGTTCCAGCCGCACGAACGACAAGGCCGACTGGTATGTCTGGGCTGATCCGAAGCCCGATGGGACGGCGCCAAACAACTGGCTGTCGATCTTCGGCGGGCCGGGCTGGGAATGGGATGGCGTGCGCCGGCAATATTACCAGCACAACTTCCTGACCTCACAGCCGGACCTGAATTTCCACAGCAAGCCGGTTCAAGATGCGCTGCTGAAGACGGTGAAGTTCTGGCTCGACCGCGGCGTCGACGGCTTTCGCCTCGACACGGTGAACTATTATTTCTGCGACAAGCTGCTCCGAGACAATCCGCCGCATGTTCCGGATCCGGACCAAGCCGGTCTCGATGCGCCCGACAGCAATCCCTATGGCATGCAAAACCACCTCTACGACAAGACGCAGCCGGAAAACCTCGAATTCCTCAAGCGCTTCCGGGCCCTTCTCAATCAATATGAGGGACGCACCACGGTCGGTGAAGTCGGCGACGGGGCACGCTCGTTGAAGACCGTTGCCGCCTATACGACCGGCGGCGATAAGCTGCATATGTGCTACACTTTCGATCTGCTCGGCCCTGAATTCACCGCAGCCCATATCCGAGGCTGCGTTGAGACTTTCCAGCGTATGGTTAGGGATGGCTGGGTTTGCTGGGCGTTCTCCAATCACGACGTCAACCGTCACGTCAGCCGTTTCGCACTGACGGAAGAGGAGCGTCCGGTCATCGCCAAGCTGGCGATTTCTGTGCTGGCAGTACTTCGCGGTTCGATCTGCCTCTATCAGGGCGAGGAGCTGGGGCTGCCGGAGGCGGAACTCGCCTTCGAGGACCTGCGCGACCCCTATGGCATCCGCTTCTGGCCCGCCTTCAAGGGCCGCGACGGATGCCGCACGCCTATGCCATGGGAAGCCGGCAAGGCGCATGCTGGCTTCACCAGCGCCGAGAAGAGCTGGCTGCCGGTGCCCTATGAACAGGCGGCGCTTTCCGTAGACACTCAGGAAAACGATGACAGTTCCGTGCTTCACCATTACCGGCGTACGCTGGAATTCCGGAAGACCTATCCGGTACTGATCGACGGCAGCATGAAATTCGTGGGCAGCAATCAGGATCTGCTCGCCTTCGTGCGCGAGAAGGGAGACGAGAAACTGCTCTTCGTCTTCAACCTGACGCGTGAGCCTGCGGAGTTTCAACTTCCTGCCGGCATGGTGCTGGGCACTCCATTGCCCATGCCCGGGTTTAGAGCCGCCGCCGGTGCCAAGACAGTGCAGCTCGAGGCGCTTGACGCCTTCTGCGCTCGTATCAGCTGA
- a CDS encoding peptide ABC transporter substrate-binding protein translates to MSFFTKKFLASAMVGSLLAFSAHAATLNIHNGGDPTSLDPQKLSGDWENRIAGDIFEGLVTEDAKDNPVPGQAESWTISPDGKVYTFKLRDGIKWSDGQPVTAGDFVFAFQRLVDPKNAADYAYLQFTIKNAEKINKGEITDLNELGVKAIDDKTLEITLENPTPYFINALMHYTAYPLPKHVVEAKGQDWVKIGNIVTNGPYKPVEWVPGSHVTTVKNDQYYGVKDLKIDGAKFFVLEDQEAALKRYRAGEFDIMTDFPTDQYEWMKKNLPGQAHVSPFLASYYYVVNAQKPPFNDKRVRQALSMAVNREVIGPQILGTQEPAAYSWVPPGTANYGEPAYVSWKDLPYKDKVEEAKKLLKEAGFGPDHPLKAQLRYNTNDNHKRVAVAIASMWKPLGVEIELYNAETKVHYDEMQRGQVEIGRAGWIADYNDPDNFLNLLTTGVSMNYGRWSNPDYDKLIKEGNAERDIGKRAEIFKKAEQLALDDSAAIPLYYYVSKNVVSPKVEGFVDNIQDIHRTRWLSIKE, encoded by the coding sequence ATGTCCTTTTTCACGAAAAAATTTCTCGCGTCTGCAATGGTTGGCTCCTTGCTCGCATTTTCGGCCCATGCGGCCACGCTGAATATCCATAATGGTGGCGACCCCACCTCGCTGGATCCGCAAAAACTCTCCGGCGACTGGGAAAACCGTATTGCCGGCGACATTTTCGAAGGCCTTGTCACCGAAGACGCCAAGGACAACCCGGTTCCCGGCCAGGCCGAAAGCTGGACCATTTCCCCCGATGGCAAGGTCTACACCTTCAAGCTGCGTGACGGCATCAAGTGGTCCGATGGCCAGCCGGTAACGGCCGGCGACTTCGTCTTCGCCTTCCAGCGCCTCGTCGACCCGAAGAATGCTGCCGACTACGCCTATCTGCAGTTCACCATCAAGAACGCGGAAAAGATCAACAAGGGCGAGATCACCGATCTGAACGAGCTCGGAGTCAAGGCGATCGACGACAAGACGCTCGAGATCACCCTTGAAAACCCGACCCCCTATTTCATCAACGCCCTGATGCACTATACGGCCTATCCGCTGCCGAAGCATGTCGTCGAGGCCAAGGGTCAGGACTGGGTCAAGATCGGCAACATCGTCACCAACGGTCCGTACAAGCCGGTCGAGTGGGTCCCCGGTTCACACGTCACCACCGTCAAGAACGACCAGTATTACGGCGTCAAGGATCTGAAGATCGATGGCGCGAAGTTCTTCGTGCTCGAAGACCAGGAAGCTGCTCTAAAGCGCTACCGCGCCGGCGAATTCGACATCATGACCGACTTCCCGACCGATCAGTATGAATGGATGAAGAAGAACCTGCCGGGTCAGGCGCACGTCTCTCCGTTTCTTGCCAGCTACTACTATGTAGTAAATGCCCAGAAGCCGCCCTTCAACGACAAGCGCGTGCGCCAAGCTCTTTCGATGGCGGTTAACCGCGAAGTGATCGGTCCGCAAATCCTCGGCACGCAGGAACCGGCGGCTTATTCTTGGGTTCCGCCAGGCACAGCAAACTATGGCGAACCGGCCTACGTTTCCTGGAAGGATCTTCCTTACAAAGACAAGGTCGAAGAAGCCAAGAAGCTGTTGAAGGAAGCTGGCTTCGGTCCGGACCATCCGCTAAAGGCACAGCTCCGTTATAACACCAACGATAACCACAAACGCGTTGCGGTTGCTATCGCCTCTATGTGGAAGCCACTCGGCGTCGAAATTGAACTCTATAACGCCGAAACCAAAGTGCATTACGACGAAATGCAGCGCGGTCAGGTAGAAATCGGTCGAGCCGGCTGGATCGCCGACTACAACGATCCAGATAACTTCCTAAACCTGCTTACAACAGGCGTATCGATGAATTACGGTCGCTGGAGCAATCCCGATTATGACAAGTTGATCAAAGAAGGAAACGCCGAAAGGGACATCGGCAAGCGCGCTGAAATATTCAAGAAGGCCGAACAATTGGCTCTCGACGATAGCGCCGCCATTCCGCTCTACTACTACGTTTCGAAGAATGTCGTTTCGCCCAAGGTCGAAGGCTTCGTCGACAATATTCAGGACATCCACCGCACGCGCTGGCTGTCCATCAAGGAATAA
- a CDS encoding ABC transporter permease subunit produces the protein MIKYAFRRLLSTIPVLWIAVTACFFVLRLAPGGPFDGERPLPPVILKNLAIHYNLDKPLVQQYLIYVGDLLKGDLGPSFASEDFTVAQQIMIGLPYTFTIGTAAFLIAIIVGVAVGCLGALYQNKAPDYILSALILVGVVLPNFLIAPIMQLVFGIHLAWFPVGGWGDGSIKYLVLPIVVLALPHAGRISRITRGSMIEVMNQNFIRTAKAKGIGPRLTVMRHALKPAMMPVVSYLGPAASYLLTGSLVVESIFGLPGIGRYFVNAALNRDYGMVLGTVIFYMVLIVFLNLLVDIAYAWLDPKVRNR, from the coding sequence ATGATCAAATATGCATTCCGTCGATTGCTGTCGACGATCCCTGTCCTGTGGATCGCCGTCACAGCCTGCTTTTTCGTTTTGCGCCTCGCCCCCGGCGGCCCCTTCGATGGCGAAAGGCCATTGCCGCCGGTGATCTTGAAAAACCTCGCGATCCACTACAATCTGGATAAGCCGCTCGTTCAGCAATACCTGATCTATGTCGGCGACCTGCTGAAAGGCGACCTCGGCCCCTCCTTCGCGAGCGAAGACTTCACCGTCGCCCAGCAGATCATGATCGGTCTGCCCTACACCTTCACCATCGGGACTGCTGCCTTCCTGATCGCCATCATCGTCGGCGTGGCTGTCGGCTGTCTTGGGGCGCTCTATCAGAACAAGGCACCGGACTATATTCTGAGTGCTCTCATTCTGGTGGGCGTCGTGCTGCCGAACTTCCTGATCGCGCCGATCATGCAGCTCGTCTTCGGCATCCATCTCGCGTGGTTCCCGGTCGGCGGCTGGGGTGATGGATCGATCAAGTATCTCGTCCTGCCGATCGTCGTTCTGGCGCTGCCGCATGCCGGCCGCATCTCGCGCATCACCCGCGGCTCGATGATCGAAGTGATGAACCAGAACTTCATCCGCACCGCCAAGGCCAAGGGCATCGGCCCGCGTCTGACGGTCATGCGTCATGCGCTCAAACCCGCCATGATGCCCGTCGTTTCCTACCTGGGTCCGGCGGCAAGTTACCTTCTCACCGGCTCGCTCGTTGTCGAAAGCATCTTCGGATTGCCCGGCATCGGCCGCTATTTCGTCAACGCAGCGCTGAACCGCGATTATGGTATGGTTCTCGGTACGGTCATCTTCTACATGGTGCTGATCGTGTTCCTGAACCTTCTGGTCGATATCGCCTATGCCTGGCTGGACCCGAAAGTGAGAAACAGATGA